The Desulfovibrio fairfieldensis sequence TGCTCCGCCAGGTCCCAGGCGAAGAAGAGTGTCTTGCGGGTGCCGTCCGCCTTGGCCAAAGGCTGGGAATATACGCCAAGATATTTGGGAGGACGCATAGGCGAAATGTACATCATTTGCGCCGAATGGCAAGATTCCCCCCGCGCCCTTTACGCAGCCGGGCCTTTGGGCTAGCATGGGGGATGCACGAAATGGCCATTGCACAAAGCCTTCTGGCTATGGCAGAGGAAGAAATCGGCCGCCGGAATTGCAGCCGTCTTGAACTGGTGCGCGTGGAATACGGCGCGCTTTCGGGTGTGGTGCCCGAATCGTTGCAGTTCTGTTTTGAAACCATGATCAAGGGCACGCCCCATGAAGGGGCCAGACTGGAGTTGATCTGTCTGCCTTTGCGATTGCGCTGTCCGTTTTGCGGCGAAGTGTTCGGCGGCGAAGGGCAGGACGCTCTCTGGCAGCCCTGCCCCGGTTGCGGCGAGCAGTTCGGGCATGTGGTGGAGCAGGGCAAGGAATTGATTTTGAGCCGCCTGGAAGCCCGCTAAAATATTTTCGCGTTGAAATCGGCAATGCTCCGGCGGCGGGAGCTGAAGCCCGCAAAATGTATATCTCACTCGGATACCGGCAGAATTTGGAGATAAGGAGAAAAATATGCAGATTCCTGTGGTGCGCAACGTCCTGGAAGCCAATGAAAAAATGGCCGCCCATGTGCGGCGGCAGCTGAGCGGGCGCAAGATTCTGACCCTCAACCTGATCAGCTCTCCGGGCGCGGGCAAAACCTCTCTCCTGGAGCGCACTCTGCGCGACCTGGCCGGGGAATTCCGCATGGCGGTCATTGAGGGCGACCTGCAGACCGACAACGACGCCCGCCGGGTAGCGGCGACCGGGGCCCAGGCCGTACAGATCAACACCGACGGCGGCTGCCACCTGGACAGCAATATGATTCTCACGGCTCTGGACAATCTGGAGCTGGACGGCTTGGATATCCTCTTCATCGAAAATGTGGGCAATCTGGTCTGCCCGGTGGAATTCGACTGCGGCGAGGATGCCAAGGTGGCCCTGCTCAGCGTGACCGAGGGCGACGACAAGCCCGAGAAATATCCCCTGCTGTTCAACCTGGCCAAGGCCATGGTGCTGAACAAGGTGGACCTGCTGCCCCATGTGGATTTCGATATGGACCGCGCCCGCGCCTTTGCCACCAAGCTGAACAAGGATCTTCGCGTGCTTGAGGTTTCCTGCCGCAGCGGTGAGGGCCTTGATGCATGGTATGACTGGCTGCGCAAGATGCGTGCGGAGAAGAAGGCGTCGTAGCGAGACGAAGCCGCGCCGATTTTATAAAAACCGTTGGCGCTCTGGAAAATTTGTTCTCCGGCAAGGAAAGCAAATTTTCCAGAGCGCCAACGGTTTTTAGAGCAGATTAACTTTGAGAGTTGGCATTCCCAAAGTTTTTAAGCCGCTCGCTCTGCTGTCGTCATCCGTAAGGCGGCATAGCCGCCAGCGGCTGACGCTCGTGGCGGGCGTCTGCCTATGCAGCCGCCAAAGCAATTTTAAAGTGAAATTGCTCTGGGGCCTGTTGACACTACTGAGATTTTGTTCGCTGGCGAGGAGAACGAGCCTTTTATCGCTGCTGTCTTTATCCGTAATGCTCGTTCCTCGCATAACGGCTAAAGCATG is a genomic window containing:
- a CDS encoding hydrogenase maturation nickel metallochaperone HypA, which gives rise to MAIAQSLLAMAEEEIGRRNCSRLELVRVEYGALSGVVPESLQFCFETMIKGTPHEGARLELICLPLRLRCPFCGEVFGGEGQDALWQPCPGCGEQFGHVVEQGKELILSRLEAR
- the hypB gene encoding hydrogenase nickel incorporation protein HypB, with product MQIPVVRNVLEANEKMAAHVRRQLSGRKILTLNLISSPGAGKTSLLERTLRDLAGEFRMAVIEGDLQTDNDARRVAATGAQAVQINTDGGCHLDSNMILTALDNLELDGLDILFIENVGNLVCPVEFDCGEDAKVALLSVTEGDDKPEKYPLLFNLAKAMVLNKVDLLPHVDFDMDRARAFATKLNKDLRVLEVSCRSGEGLDAWYDWLRKMRAEKKAS